The Equus quagga isolate Etosha38 chromosome 2, UCLA_HA_Equagga_1.0, whole genome shotgun sequence genome has a window encoding:
- the DNAJA4 gene encoding dnaJ homolog subfamily A member 4: protein MQQSKAGLRAHPSGDPTEGGHTPRERPGGDRWTQLSQSNSSGQSSHRRCPPGHPILEPAGPTDPRKGKGAATGRRDGRRRAPSTPKPPSKAPNMARGGGQGWSSGESDGPPEEQGAEDSGDKMVKETQYYDILGVKPSASPEEIKKAYRKLALKYHPDKNPDEGEKFKLISQAYEVLSDPKKRDVYDQGGEQAIKEGGSGSPSFSSPMDIFDMFFGGGGRMARERRGKNVVHQLSVTLEDLYNGVTKKLALQKNVICEKCEGVGGKKGSVEKCPLCKGRGMQIHIQQIGPGMVQQIQTMCIECKGQGERINPKDRCESCSGTKVIREKKIIEVHVEKGMKDGQKILFHGEGDQEPELEPGDVIIVLDQKDHSVFQRRGHDLIMKMKIQLSEALCGFKKTIKTLDDRILVITSKAGEVIKHGDLKCVRNEGMPIYKAPLEKGILIIQFLVIFPEKHWLSPDKLPQLEALLPPRQKVRITDDMDQVELTEFNPSEQNWRQHREAYEEDDDGPRAGVQCQTA from the exons ATGCAACAATCCAAGGCAGGCCTCAGGGCGCATCCCAGCGGTGACCCAACAGAGGGCGGCCACACCCCCAGGGAGAGGCCGGGTGGGGACCGTTGGACGCAGCTCTCCCAGTCCAACTCCTCGGGGCAGAGTTCCCACCGACGCTGCCCTCCAGGCCACCCGATCCTCGAGCCAGCTGGCCCCACGGATCCTCGGAAGGGCAAGGGGGCGGCCACGGGACGGCGGGACGGTCGTCGGAGGGCGCCCTCCACGCCGAAGCCGCCTTCCAAAGCCCCCAACATGGCCCGGGGAGGCGGGCAGGGCTGGAGTTCCGGGGAGTCGGACGGGCCGCCAGAGGAGCAGGGGGCCGAGGACAGCGG aGACAAGATGGTGAAGGAGACCCAGTACTATGACATCCTGGGGGTGAAGCCCAGCGCCTCCCCGGAGGAGATCAAGAAGGCCTACCGCAAGCTGGCGCTCAAGTACCACCCGGACAAGAACCCGGATGAGGGCGAGAAG tttaaacTCATATCTCAGGCATATGAAGTACTTTCAGATCCAAAGAAAAGGGACGTTTATGACCAGGGCGGTGAACAGGCAATTAAGGAAGGCGGCTCAGGCAGCCCCAGCTTCTCCTCACCCATGGACATCTTTGACATGTTCTTTGGTGGCGGAGGACGGATGGCGAGAGAGAGAAGAG GCAAGAATGTTGTACATCAGTTGTCTGTAACTCTTGAAGATTTATATAATGGAGTCACAAAGAAATTGGCCCTCcagaaaaatgtaatttgtgaGAAATGTGaag GTGTTGGTGGGAAGAAGGGATCTGTAGAGAAGTGCCCACTGTGCAAGGGGCGAGGGATGCAGATTCACATCCAGCAGATCGGACCAGGCATGGTGCAGCAGATCCAGACCATGTGCATTGAGTGCAAGGGCCAGGGCGAGCGCATCAACCCCAAGGACCGCTGTGAGAGCTGCAGCGGCACCAAGGTGATCCGAGAAAAGAAGATTATCGAAGTGCATGTGGAGAAAG GTAtgaaagatgggcaaaagatacTATTTCATGGAGAAGGAGATCAGGAGCCTGAGCTGGAGCCTGGTGATGTCATAATTGTGCTTGATCAGAAGGATCATAGTGTCTTTCAGAGACGAGGCCATGACTtgatcatgaaaatgaaaattcagctTTCTGAAGCCCTTTGTGGCTTCAAGAAGACGATAAAAACGCTGGATGATCGAATCCTTGTTATTACGTCCAAAGCAG GTGAGGTGATAAAGCACGGGGACCTGAAATGTGTGCGAAATGAAGGAATGCCTATCTACAAAGCACCTCTGGAGAAAGGAATTCTGATCATACAGTTTTTA GTAATCTTTCCTGAGAAACACTGGCTTTCTCCAGACAAGCTTCCTCAGCTGGAAGCTTTACTCCCCCCTCGACAGAAGGTGAGAATTACAGATGACATGGATCAGGTGGAGCTGACAGAGTTCAATCCCAGTGAGCAGAACTGGCGCCAGCACAGGGAGGCCTATGAGGAGGACGATGATGGGCCCCGGGCCGGAGTGCAGTGCCAGACGGCGTGA